From Calditrichota bacterium, one genomic window encodes:
- a CDS encoding LytR C-terminal domain-containing protein: MRHRRRSNSQTIQRKSHSNTNVRFSPSKKKKSKLPFLFLGLVAVVIIGFLYWPELSELIPATQSEAISNQSEIETRSEEQTSIPVQETQEPEVQYYSPIEKKIQLEILNGCGEKGVAKKLADLLKKSKYDIVNSGNYIEQGKINWQVQETKIIDQINNQENARDLADHMGILYANVEIFDNPSPIADLTVVIGKDYKLLSIFQ, from the coding sequence TTGAGACACCGAAGAAGAAGTAACAGCCAAACAATACAAAGAAAATCCCATTCTAATACCAACGTACGGTTCTCCCCTTCCAAAAAAAAGAAATCTAAGCTGCCGTTTTTATTTTTAGGATTGGTTGCCGTTGTAATTATTGGCTTTTTGTATTGGCCAGAATTATCAGAATTGATTCCTGCAACTCAGAGCGAAGCTATTTCTAATCAGAGTGAAATAGAAACCAGAAGTGAAGAACAAACTTCAATTCCCGTTCAGGAAACGCAAGAACCAGAGGTTCAATATTATTCACCCATTGAGAAAAAAATTCAATTGGAAATATTGAATGGGTGTGGTGAAAAAGGAGTCGCTAAAAAGTTGGCTGATCTATTAAAAAAATCCAAGTATGACATCGTTAATAGCGGTAACTATATAGAGCAAGGGAAAATAAACTGGCAGGTTCAGGAAACAAAGATAATCGACCAGATTAATAATCAGGAAAATGCCAGGGATTTAGCAGATCATATGGGCATCCTTTACGCCAATGTGGAAATTTTTGACAACCCTTCACCCATTGCTGACCTGACCGTTGTCATCGGGAAAGACTATAAACTTTTATCAATTTTTCAATAA
- the rsfS gene encoding ribosome silencing factor, translated as MTSNQLAEAISNYALEKKGHQIAILNVRELSSVTDYFVIVSAESQAQLKAIADNIERKIRKDEKVHLYHKEGINSPNWILLDYVDVVVHIFRKETREHFGLERLWADAEMKLVMEEEA; from the coding sequence TTGACATCCAACCAGCTGGCAGAGGCCATTTCAAATTATGCCTTGGAAAAGAAAGGCCATCAAATTGCCATTTTAAATGTACGTGAGTTAAGCAGTGTAACAGATTACTTTGTAATAGTTTCAGCAGAATCACAAGCCCAACTTAAGGCAATTGCAGATAACATCGAACGGAAAATACGCAAGGACGAAAAAGTCCATTTGTATCACAAAGAAGGAATCAACTCCCCAAACTGGATTTTATTAGATTATGTTGATGTAGTGGTCCATATTTTTAGAAAAGAAACTCGTGAACATTTTGGTTTAGAAAGACTTTGGGCAGATGCAGAAATGAAACTTGTAATGGAAGAAGAAGCATGA
- a CDS encoding arginine--tRNA ligase has translation MNAEDFIKNELSLFLKKHEIELPVILQRPKDENHGDFASNLAMQLARHLKKNPRQIAEEIISTISLNDSYISKAEIAGPGFINFYAATGNILDQFLQIPKLQSEFGRIKQSNPIKAQVEFVSANPTGPLTIGHGRQAVLGDTVANILEAAGYDVTREYYFNDAGRQMRVLGESVKIRYQQLCGLEIELSDDHYQGEYIIDIAKDLHQHHGDALKNDNDLEKFTKAAEDTIFENIKGTIKKLGFKFDVFFNEKSLYEQGKIDQVIKDLKTKNLVYENEGATWFKTTDLGFDQDRVIIKSSGEPTYRLPDMAYHVEKFKRKFELIVDIFGADHIDTYPDVLAALKVLGYDEEKVKVLIHQFVTLTNKGEQVKMSTRKANFVTLDELIEDVGVDVTRYFFLMRGMNTHLNFDLSLAKTQSDENPVFYIQYAHARICSIIALAESKNINTKNHKRDILENLVKKEETNLIKELLQFPEIVKICSQVLEPQRMVNYLFGLAATFHRFYTECRVITEDENLSMARLALIDGTRIVIANALHILGISAPNKM, from the coding sequence ATGAACGCCGAAGACTTTATAAAAAACGAACTAAGCTTATTTTTAAAAAAACATGAAATAGAACTACCTGTAATTTTACAACGCCCAAAAGATGAAAACCATGGCGATTTTGCATCAAACCTGGCCATGCAACTTGCACGTCACTTAAAAAAAAATCCCAGACAGATCGCTGAAGAAATTATTTCAACAATTTCCCTGAATGATTCCTACATTTCAAAAGCAGAAATTGCCGGGCCGGGATTTATTAATTTTTATGCTGCAACCGGCAATATACTTGATCAATTTTTACAAATTCCAAAACTCCAGTCTGAATTTGGCAGAATAAAACAAAGCAATCCAATTAAAGCGCAAGTTGAATTTGTAAGTGCTAACCCAACCGGGCCGCTAACAATTGGCCATGGCAGGCAGGCTGTTTTGGGGGATACAGTTGCCAACATCCTGGAAGCTGCCGGCTATGATGTTACGCGTGAGTATTATTTTAACGACGCCGGGCGCCAAATGCGCGTTTTAGGGGAATCAGTAAAGATCCGTTATCAACAATTATGTGGCCTGGAGATTGAATTATCAGATGATCATTATCAAGGTGAATATATAATCGACATTGCCAAAGATCTACATCAGCATCATGGCGATGCACTAAAAAATGACAATGATCTTGAAAAATTTACCAAGGCAGCTGAAGACACCATCTTTGAAAATATTAAAGGCACAATAAAAAAGCTGGGCTTTAAGTTTGATGTGTTTTTTAACGAGAAATCACTTTACGAACAAGGAAAAATTGATCAGGTTATAAAAGACCTTAAAACCAAAAACCTTGTTTACGAAAATGAAGGCGCGACTTGGTTTAAAACAACCGATCTTGGATTTGACCAGGACCGGGTTATTATTAAAAGCAGTGGTGAACCAACCTATAGATTGCCAGATATGGCTTACCATGTAGAAAAGTTTAAACGAAAATTTGAGTTAATTGTCGATATTTTCGGTGCAGACCATATCGATACTTATCCGGATGTTTTGGCTGCTTTAAAGGTTTTGGGGTATGACGAAGAAAAAGTAAAAGTGCTTATTCACCAATTTGTAACATTGACAAACAAAGGTGAGCAAGTAAAAATGTCAACCAGAAAAGCAAATTTTGTAACTCTTGATGAGCTAATCGAAGATGTTGGCGTTGATGTAACCCGTTATTTCTTTTTAATGCGAGGAATGAATACACATCTCAATTTTGATTTGAGTCTGGCTAAAACACAATCTGATGAAAACCCTGTTTTTTATATTCAATACGCTCATGCCCGTATTTGCAGCATAATTGCATTAGCAGAATCCAAAAATATAAATACAAAAAATCATAAACGCGATATTTTAGAAAACCTGGTCAAAAAGGAAGAAACAAACCTTATAAAGGAATTACTGCAATTTCCTGAGATTGTTAAAATATGTTCCCAGGTTTTAGAACCACAACGAATGGTAAATTACCTATTTGGCCTCGCAGCTACTTTTCACAGATTTTATACCGAATGCAGAGTAATAACAGAAGACGAGAATTTATCAATGGCCAGGCTTGCCTTAATCGATGGAACGCGAATTGTAATAGCCAACGCGCTACATATTTTGGGAATAAGTGCACCAAACAAAATGTAA
- a CDS encoding sugar kinase, translating to MSILVVGSIAYDTIETPNGKMDDALGGSTLFFTAAASLFAQINVVGVIGSDFQKEELKFLEQRDVNFDGLYVEEGKTFRWGGRYHKNMNQRDTLFTDLNVFEYFNPTIPEQYKNCEYIFLANIAPELQLQVLEQVNNPKLVVLDTMNLWINISRDALEQVVRKSDIVIINDEELMQFTEEENLVKAVKKIVAMGPSKLVIKRGEYGALLYSNNKFFFAPAYPLENVVDPTGAGDTFAGGFLGYLASTNEINDETLRHALVYGCTTASFTVEDFGLLNLKNLSKEQLESRFDEFKEMMVL from the coding sequence ATGAGTATTTTGGTTGTAGGTTCGATTGCCTATGATACTATTGAAACACCAAATGGAAAAATGGATGACGCATTAGGTGGGTCGACACTGTTTTTTACAGCTGCTGCCAGCTTGTTTGCACAGATAAATGTTGTGGGCGTTATTGGCTCTGATTTTCAAAAAGAAGAGCTTAAGTTTTTAGAACAGCGTGATGTAAATTTTGATGGACTCTACGTTGAAGAAGGAAAAACATTTCGCTGGGGCGGACGCTATCACAAAAATATGAATCAGCGTGACACTTTGTTTACAGACTTAAATGTTTTCGAATATTTTAATCCAACGATTCCTGAACAATACAAAAATTGTGAATATATCTTTCTGGCAAATATTGCTCCTGAACTTCAGCTACAGGTTTTAGAACAAGTTAATAACCCAAAACTTGTAGTCTTAGATACGATGAATTTGTGGATTAATATAAGCCGCGATGCGCTTGAACAGGTTGTACGAAAAAGTGACATCGTAATTATTAACGATGAAGAATTAATGCAATTTACCGAAGAAGAAAATTTAGTAAAAGCAGTTAAAAAGATTGTTGCTATGGGGCCTTCAAAGCTGGTTATAAAACGTGGAGAATATGGCGCGCTTTTATATTCAAACAATAAATTTTTCTTTGCGCCGGCATATCCATTGGAGAATGTAGTTGATCCAACAGGAGCAGGGGATACCTTTGCGGGTGGTTTTTTAGGTTATCTTGCTTCAACGAATGAAATTAACGATGAAACATTGCGCCATGCTTTGGTTTATGGATGTACAACAGCATCATTTACTGTTGAAGATTTTGGATTGCTTAATTTAAAAAATTTATCAAAAGAACAATTGGAAAGCAGATTTGATGAATTCAAAGAAATGATGGTTTTATAA
- a CDS encoding response regulator, with protein sequence MEAKDLKLLVIEDEPIIRESYIDMFSVLGYQTDTAVNGKDGLHKLSQKDYHLVITDLNMPVMDGQETLRRIKKKYPNVEVIVVTGFATIETAINAMKEGAFDYITKPVSLEHVRIVLNRCRKHISASHENEELKNLNHQLKHVNEIKDKFITITNHELRTPLAVLKGYFELIDLSIEDKSEEITEYLGIVSSTLYEMIELVERMHNLSDAEKAFSRKENTTFNLNDSILSVASEMKILFKKREIEFGAYTNSKVILISADKNNLHRAIRELLQNALKFTEKGGKVSLKVKKEAADRKVYISVEDNGIGIPLDKQNFVFEPFYEVQDVMHHSTSQTDFMGGGIGVGLSLVKEILQTCDGKIEVHSEEGKGSVFTIILPEVEKMEEALVS encoded by the coding sequence ATGGAAGCTAAAGACTTAAAATTGCTCGTTATTGAAGATGAACCTATTATTCGTGAAAGCTATATTGATATGTTTTCAGTATTAGGTTATCAAACTGATACAGCAGTAAATGGTAAAGACGGGCTGCATAAGCTTTCCCAAAAAGACTACCATCTTGTAATTACAGATCTCAATATGCCGGTCATGGATGGCCAGGAGACATTAAGGAGAATCAAGAAAAAATACCCTAATGTGGAGGTAATTGTTGTAACGGGGTTTGCTACAATCGAAACAGCGATCAATGCAATGAAGGAAGGGGCGTTCGATTATATAACTAAGCCTGTTAGCCTGGAACACGTTCGTATTGTTTTAAACCGTTGCAGAAAACATATTTCCGCATCTCATGAAAATGAGGAATTAAAAAACCTAAACCATCAGCTTAAACATGTTAATGAAATCAAAGATAAATTTATTACAATTACCAATCATGAATTAAGAACACCGTTGGCTGTTTTAAAAGGCTATTTTGAATTAATTGATTTAAGTATAGAAGATAAATCTGAAGAAATAACCGAATATTTAGGCATTGTTTCTTCAACGCTTTATGAAATGATTGAGCTGGTTGAAAGGATGCATAACCTTTCAGATGCTGAAAAAGCATTCTCCAGGAAAGAAAATACAACATTCAATTTAAACGATTCCATTTTGTCTGTAGCAAGTGAAATGAAAATCCTGTTTAAAAAGCGTGAAATTGAGTTTGGTGCTTATACTAATAGTAAAGTTATCTTGATTAGTGCAGACAAAAATAATCTGCATAGGGCCATTAGAGAGCTTTTGCAAAATGCTTTAAAATTTACAGAAAAGGGCGGAAAAGTATCGTTAAAAGTTAAGAAGGAAGCTGCCGACCGAAAAGTATATATTTCTGTGGAAGATAATGGAATTGGAATCCCACTCGATAAACAGAATTTTGTATTTGAACCATTTTATGAAGTTCAAGATGTTATGCACCATTCCACATCACAAACAGATTTTATGGGCGGAGGAATTGGTGTTGGCCTTTCTTTAGTTAAGGAAATTCTTCAAACCTGCGATGGAAAAATTGAAGTACATAGTGAGGAAGGAAAGGGGAGCGTGTTTACAATCATACTCCCGGAAGTTGAGAAAATGGAAGAAGCATTAGTTTCATAA
- a CDS encoding DUF4956 domain-containing protein, translated as MLDNFSGNFFNSITLEQVLVNLTIALISGLIVSHSYRLSFTGLSYSPSYVRALVILSVITALVIMTIGNNLARAFGLVGAMTVIRFRTAVKDIQDIVFIIFSLAVGMAAGVNLKFIAIFSSFFIGAITIVLAKINYAFPQKSQFLIQFISSVPEDEPAYIALFKKYCKKYSLIDMLTLDDKNEFEISFNVELKNKNTIHIFIKELNAIKGISKTRFYFDDETI; from the coding sequence ATGTTAGATAATTTTAGTGGCAATTTTTTTAATAGTATTACTCTGGAACAGGTTTTAGTAAATCTTACAATAGCATTAATATCCGGTTTAATTGTATCGCATAGCTATAGACTTAGTTTTACCGGGTTGAGTTATTCTCCTTCTTATGTGCGTGCCTTGGTTATTTTATCGGTAATTACTGCATTGGTAATAATGACTATTGGAAACAATTTAGCACGTGCGTTTGGGCTGGTTGGTGCTATGACAGTTATTCGATTTAGAACAGCTGTTAAAGATATTCAGGATATTGTTTTTATAATTTTTTCTTTAGCTGTTGGAATGGCTGCAGGAGTCAATCTAAAATTTATAGCAATATTCAGTTCATTTTTTATTGGTGCAATCACGATTGTTCTTGCCAAAATTAATTATGCTTTCCCCCAAAAAAGCCAATTTCTGATTCAGTTTATAAGTAGTGTTCCTGAAGATGAACCAGCTTATATCGCTTTGTTTAAAAAATACTGCAAAAAATATAGCTTAATAGACATGCTTACATTGGATGATAAAAATGAATTTGAAATATCATTTAATGTTGAGCTGAAAAATAAAAATACAATACATATTTTTATAAAAGAACTAAACGCTATTAAAGGTATTTCTAAAACCCGGTTTTATTTTGATGATGAAACTATATAA
- a CDS encoding polyphosphate polymerase domain-containing protein, translating into MLKREIKYLLPLEMLPKVRDFLSPYMRLDKFAGPKEAPDYTVRSVYYDTRSLKYYHEKIDGLQNRIKVRIRSYNTYTKNSVTFLELKRKNGSHIFKNRYPLIFDQLDDVFSGKKIESNLKLKSRDRDRELFLYHIFSQSLNPVILVAYEREAYHYKFNPDLRITFDKDIRSIQTDKYSNLFETDNFINTFRNKFVLEMKFNKQFPGWLISMIKSMHLQARSVSKYTLSIDKQLEMVTGVKQLMTIPRIQKYSLKRVLSRTESDVR; encoded by the coding sequence ATGTTAAAAAGGGAAATTAAATATTTATTACCTTTAGAAATGTTGCCTAAAGTAAGGGATTTCTTGTCGCCTTATATGCGTTTGGATAAATTTGCCGGACCAAAGGAAGCACCGGACTATACCGTTCGTAGTGTATATTATGATACCAGGTCTTTAAAGTATTATCATGAAAAAATAGATGGATTGCAAAATAGAATAAAAGTAAGAATTCGTAGCTATAACACTTATACAAAGAACAGTGTTACATTTTTAGAATTGAAAAGGAAAAACGGCTCTCACATTTTTAAAAACAGATATCCTCTAATATTTGATCAACTTGATGATGTATTTTCTGGCAAAAAAATTGAATCAAACTTGAAGTTAAAAAGCAGAGACCGAGATCGTGAATTATTTTTATATCATATATTTAGTCAATCACTAAATCCGGTAATATTAGTTGCATACGAGCGGGAAGCATACCATTATAAATTTAATCCGGATCTTAGGATAACATTTGACAAAGATATAAGAAGTATTCAAACGGATAAGTATTCAAATTTATTCGAAACAGACAATTTTATAAACACCTTTAGAAATAAATTTGTTCTTGAGATGAAATTTAATAAACAATTTCCGGGATGGCTTATTTCAATGATAAAGAGTATGCATTTACAAGCACGTTCTGTTTCCAAATACACCCTATCCATTGATAAACAACTGGAGATGGTTACCGGTGTAAAACAATTAATGACAATACCAAGAATTCAAAAATATTCGCTTAAGCGGGTACTCTCAAGGACTGAATCGGATGTTAGATAA
- a CDS encoding NADP-dependent isocitrate dehydrogenase, giving the protein MTVSKIIWTKIDEAPALATYALLPIVKAYLKGTGIDVETRDISLSGRIIANFPDRLTAEQKIEDALQQLGDLAKTPEANIVKLPNISASIPQLQSAIKELQNKGYDIPDYPEEPKTDAEKALQQRFAKVLGSAVNPVLREGNSDRRAATSVKKFAQKNPHRMMKDWPESGSKARVAHMSEGDFFSSEKSVTMNKACDVKIDFIADNGESKTLKEKVSLLENEVVDTAVMNVSALRKFFAETIEEARQKNILLSLHLKATMMKISDPIMFGHAVSVYYKEALDKHAVTLKEIGANLNNGLTDVIEKLDRLPADKKAEIEKDIASVYNNQPDLAMVDSRKGITNLHVPNNVIVDASMPNVVRDGGKMWNNDDQLQDTIAMVPDRSYATMYQEIIEDCQKHGQFDPSKMGSVSNVGLMAQKAEEYGSHDKTFEAPGLGKICVIDDSGKTLVEQSVETGDIFRMCQVKDAPIQDWVKLAVTRAKASGSPAIFWLDENRGHDAEIIKKVNTYLKDHDTTGLEIRILKPVEAMKFSLERIRRGEDTISVTGNVLRDYLTDLFPILELGTSARMLSIVPLMKGGGLFETGAGGSAPKHVQQFIKEGHLRWDSLGEYCALVPSLEMIAANTGNDTASLMASTLDQAISIYLENAKSPSRKVNELDNRGSTFYLALYWAQTLASQDNDPAIKDRFTKIAKNLQDNEAVIAQELLDAQGDAVDVGGYFIPDTEMAEKAMRPSNTLNGIIDSI; this is encoded by the coding sequence ATGACCGTTTCAAAGATAATATGGACAAAGATTGATGAAGCACCCGCTCTTGCCACATATGCACTATTGCCAATTGTAAAGGCCTACTTAAAAGGAACAGGAATCGATGTTGAAACAAGAGATATTTCATTGTCCGGACGGATTATTGCAAATTTCCCTGACAGACTAACGGCTGAACAAAAGATTGAAGATGCTTTGCAACAACTTGGTGATCTTGCTAAAACACCTGAGGCCAATATTGTTAAACTTCCAAACATTAGCGCTTCCATTCCTCAACTGCAAAGTGCTATAAAGGAGCTTCAGAATAAAGGATATGATATTCCGGATTATCCCGAAGAGCCAAAAACTGATGCTGAAAAAGCTCTTCAACAACGCTTTGCAAAAGTTCTTGGTTCTGCAGTAAACCCGGTATTGCGTGAAGGAAATTCAGATCGGCGTGCGGCGACTTCAGTGAAAAAATTTGCACAAAAAAACCCACACAGAATGATGAAAGATTGGCCGGAAAGTGGCTCCAAGGCTCGAGTAGCCCACATGTCAGAGGGAGATTTTTTCTCAAGTGAAAAATCTGTAACAATGAATAAAGCATGCGATGTGAAAATAGATTTTATAGCTGATAATGGCGAATCAAAAACCCTTAAAGAAAAAGTATCACTTTTGGAAAATGAAGTAGTTGATACGGCTGTTATGAACGTTTCGGCTTTACGTAAATTTTTTGCAGAGACAATTGAAGAAGCCAGGCAAAAAAATATACTTCTTTCTCTTCATCTTAAAGCCACAATGATGAAGATATCGGATCCAATTATGTTCGGCCATGCCGTTTCAGTTTACTATAAAGAAGCCTTGGATAAACATGCTGTTACTTTGAAAGAAATTGGCGCAAACCTTAATAACGGTCTTACAGATGTTATTGAAAAACTTGACCGCCTGCCCGCAGATAAAAAAGCGGAAATAGAAAAAGATATTGCATCAGTTTACAATAACCAGCCGGACTTGGCCATGGTAGATAGCAGAAAAGGTATCACAAACCTGCATGTACCAAACAATGTTATCGTTGATGCATCAATGCCAAATGTTGTTCGCGATGGCGGCAAAATGTGGAATAATGATGACCAGCTTCAGGATACTATTGCCATGGTTCCTGACCGCTCTTATGCTACCATGTACCAGGAAATAATTGAAGATTGCCAAAAACATGGACAGTTTGATCCTTCCAAAATGGGAAGTGTTTCTAATGTTGGACTAATGGCACAAAAAGCAGAAGAATACGGATCTCATGATAAAACATTTGAAGCACCTGGCTTAGGAAAAATATGTGTGATTGACGATTCCGGTAAAACCTTGGTAGAACAATCTGTTGAAACAGGTGACATTTTTAGAATGTGCCAGGTAAAAGATGCCCCTATTCAGGATTGGGTTAAACTGGCAGTTACTCGCGCTAAAGCTTCAGGATCACCGGCGATTTTCTGGTTAGATGAAAACCGCGGACATGATGCTGAAATAATCAAAAAAGTAAACACATATTTAAAAGATCATGATACGACTGGATTGGAAATAAGAATTTTAAAACCTGTTGAAGCTATGAAATTTTCACTGGAAAGAATTCGTCGTGGAGAAGACACAATCTCTGTTACTGGTAATGTTTTGCGTGATTATTTAACAGACCTCTTTCCAATTTTAGAACTTGGCACAAGCGCACGTATGTTATCCATTGTTCCGTTGATGAAAGGTGGCGGATTATTTGAAACAGGTGCCGGTGGATCTGCCCCAAAGCATGTTCAGCAGTTTATAAAAGAGGGCCATTTACGATGGGATTCCCTGGGAGAGTATTGTGCTTTGGTACCGTCACTAGAGATGATTGCGGCAAACACAGGAAATGATACGGCATCACTAATGGCCAGCACACTCGATCAGGCCATTAGCATTTATCTTGAAAATGCCAAGTCGCCCTCTCGTAAAGTAAATGAATTAGATAACAGGGGCAGCACCTTTTATCTTGCTTTGTATTGGGCACAAACTCTTGCATCACAGGATAACGATCCGGCCATTAAAGACCGTTTTACAAAGATTGCAAAAAATCTGCAAGACAATGAAGCTGTTATTGCTCAAGAACTGCTTGATGCCCAAGGAGATGCAGTCGATGTCGGTGGTTACTTTATCCCTGATACTGAAATGGCTGAAAAAGCCATGCGGCCAAGTAATACTTTAAATGGAATTATAGATTCAATCTAA
- a CDS encoding NTP transferase domain-containing protein, translating to METLPKINGLVISAGLSSRMGVLKPLMDYKGKPFLAGILLNMSLICDTILVVTGHESKKVKDETQGFLGCQVLNINSKVDWCYNRDYEQGMFNSLQAGLRELKNEGWILYHFVDQPGLPVDFYLDFKKEIDESVDWLQPNYNSRNGHPVLFSNKVKQRVLEHNSDQSLRKLKDSEDILKKYWSCNYPQILQDFNTPKDIIK from the coding sequence ATGGAAACTTTGCCAAAAATTAATGGACTTGTAATTAGTGCGGGATTATCCAGCAGGATGGGTGTTTTAAAACCTTTAATGGATTACAAAGGAAAACCATTTCTGGCAGGAATTCTATTAAACATGTCTTTAATCTGTGATACAATTCTGGTTGTTACAGGTCATGAATCTAAAAAGGTTAAAGATGAAACACAGGGATTTTTAGGATGCCAGGTCCTTAATATTAATTCCAAAGTAGATTGGTGTTATAATCGTGATTATGAACAAGGTATGTTCAATTCTTTGCAGGCCGGACTTCGCGAGTTAAAAAATGAAGGATGGATATTATATCATTTTGTGGACCAGCCCGGTTTGCCTGTTGATTTTTATTTGGATTTTAAAAAAGAAATTGATGAGTCGGTTGACTGGCTTCAACCAAATTATAACAGCCGGAATGGACATCCGGTCTTGTTCTCTAATAAGGTAAAGCAACGCGTTTTAGAACACAATTCTGACCAATCTTTAAGAAAATTGAAAGATTCAGAAGATATTTTAAAAAAATACTGGTCTTGCAATTACCCGCAAATATTACAGGATTTCAACACCCCTAAAGATATTATTAAATAA
- a CDS encoding pyridoxal-phosphate dependent enzyme, giving the protein MHYKYSCFNCKKEYSATEIEKENFYLCPNCGSANKNEPLNGVLKVDYDFDFLKSKLTRNDFLNCEPGAFWDYPLLWPLDSASFEKKSQLEKLRLSNNPVQKYQLNNKDILIFDDTRNPTFSYKDRATSLVAMKALELGISQITMASTGNAGSSLAGICARLGLQSHIFVPKNIPQAKRLQIQSYGAQIYLVDGDYDAAFDLNLEVTQNKGWYSRNTAYNPLTIEGKKSGAFDIFLALKGNLPDFIFIPAGDGVILSGIYKGFEDLKNLGWIEKIPQLVAVQADGSDALVRFIENGKFNYKPASTMADSIHAGAPRNLFMAASAIKESGGKALRVSDKAISEAQKIAAQQLGILIEPAAAASLAGLLKLTGDEYIREKKCMLLFTGNGLKDVQSLQNWNLNPEAKPTLEWKKILMG; this is encoded by the coding sequence ATGCATTACAAATACAGTTGTTTTAATTGTAAAAAAGAATACTCAGCTACTGAAATTGAAAAAGAAAATTTCTATTTGTGTCCGAATTGCGGATCAGCAAACAAAAATGAACCCTTGAATGGCGTTTTAAAAGTCGATTACGATTTTGATTTTCTTAAATCAAAGCTGACACGAAATGATTTCTTAAATTGTGAACCGGGTGCCTTTTGGGATTATCCATTATTATGGCCATTGGATTCTGCTTCTTTTGAAAAGAAATCCCAATTAGAGAAACTGCGGTTATCAAATAATCCAGTCCAAAAATATCAATTAAACAATAAAGATATTTTGATTTTTGATGATACCCGAAACCCGACTTTTTCTTATAAAGATCGTGCCACCTCATTGGTTGCGATGAAAGCTTTGGAGCTTGGAATTAGTCAGATAACCATGGCTTCAACAGGAAATGCGGGTTCTTCCCTTGCAGGGATTTGTGCACGGCTTGGATTGCAATCGCACATATTTGTTCCGAAGAATATTCCCCAGGCAAAGCGTCTGCAGATTCAATCTTATGGTGCCCAAATTTATTTGGTTGATGGCGATTATGACGCCGCATTTGATTTAAATCTGGAAGTCACACAAAATAAAGGCTGGTACAGCAGAAACACGGCATATAACCCTTTGACAATCGAAGGGAAAAAGTCGGGGGCTTTTGATATTTTTCTTGCTCTAAAAGGAAATCTACCTGATTTTATTTTCATCCCGGCAGGTGATGGTGTAATTTTGTCCGGTATTTATAAAGGGTTTGAAGATTTAAAAAATCTTGGCTGGATAGAAAAAATTCCACAGCTTGTGGCCGTTCAGGCTGATGGCAGCGATGCATTGGTAAGGTTTATTGAAAATGGTAAATTCAATTACAAACCGGCATCGACTATGGCAGATAGCATTCATGCCGGAGCTCCGAGAAATCTGTTTATGGCGGCTTCTGCAATAAAAGAGAGCGGGGGCAAAGCTCTTCGAGTTAGCGATAAAGCAATCAGCGAAGCCCAGAAAATTGCAGCACAGCAACTTGGAATATTAATTGAACCGGCGGCAGCTGCATCGTTAGCAGGCCTTTTAAAATTAACTGGCGATGAATATATTAGAGAAAAAAAATGCATGTTGCTTTTTACCGGGAATGGCTTGAAAGATGTTCAAAGTCTTCAGAATTGGAATTTGAATCCTGAAGCAAAACCTACCTTGGAATGGAAAAAGATATTAATGGGGTAA